From the Tachyglossus aculeatus isolate mTacAcu1 chromosome 21, mTacAcu1.pri, whole genome shotgun sequence genome, one window contains:
- the LOC119942663 gene encoding phospholipase A2-like, giving the protein MEPREGQGLLPLLLLLLLLLPPEPGDGKSRPQRSLIELVEAVQCSTKVSVWAYTDYGCYCGLGGSGWPQDKTDWCCHHHDCCYGKAEVAGCSPMVDPYKFVCKNKQVECDSLKDICQKMICKCDSEAAKCWAKARFNPSLKYFQQNSCGAIQPSCKADKDKKHVFSENH; this is encoded by the exons ATGGAGCCgcgggaggggcaggggctgctcccgctcctgctcctgctcctgctcctgctgccgcCGGAGCCCG GTGATGGGAAGTCCCGGCCCCAGAGGAGCCTAATTGAACTGGTTGAGGCTGTTCAGTGCAGCACCAAGGTATCAGTTTGGGCGTATACTGACTACGGATGCTACTGTGGCTTAGGTGGAAGTGGCTGGCCTCAGGACAAAACCGACTG GTGCTGTCACCATCACGACTGCTGTTATGGGAAAGCTGAGGTTGCTGGTTGCAGCCCCATGGTGGATCCGTACAAATTTGTGTGCAAAAACAAGCAGGTGGAATGTG ATTCCCTGAAAGACATATGCCAAAAAATGATATGCAAGTGTGACAGTGAGGCTGCCAAGTGCTGGGCCAAAGctagattcaatccatcacttaaATACTTTCAACAAAATTCCTGTGGAGCGATCCAGCCCTCGTGCAAGGCAGACAAGGACAAAAAACATGTCTTCTCAGAAAACCATTAA